In Acidobacteriota bacterium, one DNA window encodes the following:
- the gatD gene encoding Glu-tRNA(Gln) amidotransferase GatDE subunit D — MAKDPYEGYRDPLLSVMKRFGVTVWSEVIAETTRGRFEGLILPRSETADPEHLVIKLSCGYNIGVRYDTIVELVKTGYREAHYRIPEQEFPVDPAKPKVKLFGTGGTIASRLDYRTGAVIPAFSPGELYGSVPELADICNLETEKLFGVFSENMGPEQYLVLAERIGEAIREGYDGIVIGHGTDTMHHTAAALSFMVQRPPVPIVMVGSQRSSDRPSSDAARNLINATWAAAHGQIAEVMVCMFGPTSDRYNLLHRGTRVRKMHSSYRSTFRTIGDIPLATIEPGEMRLLKDDWAPRRNDREVDIRAAFDERVTLLYYYPNMQPDVIDALVERGYKGIVIAGTGLGHVNRKVYPALERARDAGVLVFMTLQTLWGFVQMYVYETGREILGLGVVPLGNMLPEVAYIKLGWALGLHPGDPEKVVELMKTPIAGEMTPREPHDGYLILQGGVPEVQEFLSKVWR; from the coding sequence ATGGCGAAGGACCCCTACGAAGGCTACCGCGATCCGCTGCTTTCGGTGATGAAGCGCTTCGGCGTCACCGTGTGGTCGGAGGTGATCGCCGAGACCACGCGCGGACGGTTCGAGGGGCTGATCCTCCCCCGCTCCGAGACAGCCGATCCCGAGCATCTCGTGATCAAGCTCTCGTGCGGCTACAACATCGGCGTGCGCTACGACACGATCGTCGAACTGGTCAAGACCGGCTACCGCGAAGCGCACTACCGGATCCCGGAGCAGGAGTTCCCGGTCGATCCAGCCAAACCGAAGGTCAAGCTTTTCGGAACGGGCGGCACGATCGCGTCGCGCCTCGACTACCGTACCGGTGCGGTGATTCCGGCGTTCAGCCCGGGAGAGCTCTACGGCTCGGTTCCGGAGCTGGCCGACATCTGCAACCTCGAGACCGAGAAACTGTTCGGCGTGTTCTCCGAGAACATGGGCCCCGAGCAGTACCTCGTCCTGGCGGAGCGCATCGGGGAGGCGATCCGCGAAGGCTACGACGGGATCGTCATCGGGCACGGCACCGATACGATGCACCACACCGCCGCTGCCCTGTCGTTCATGGTCCAGCGCCCGCCGGTGCCGATCGTGATGGTCGGCAGCCAGCGGTCGTCCGACCGCCCGTCCTCCGACGCCGCGCGCAACCTGATCAACGCCACCTGGGCGGCCGCGCACGGACAGATCGCTGAGGTCATGGTCTGCATGTTCGGCCCCACCTCCGATCGTTACAACCTGCTCCACCGCGGGACCCGCGTGCGCAAAATGCACAGCTCCTATCGCAGCACATTCCGAACGATCGGGGACATCCCGCTGGCGACGATCGAACCCGGAGAGATGCGGCTTCTGAAGGACGACTGGGCGCCGCGCCGCAACGACCGCGAGGTCGACATCCGGGCGGCCTTCGACGAGCGGGTGACGCTGCTCTACTACTATCCGAACATGCAGCCCGACGTCATCGACGCCCTCGTCGAGCGCGGCTACAAGGGCATCGTCATCGCCGGCACCGGGCTCGGGCACGTCAACCGCAAGGTCTATCCCGCGCTCGAGCGGGCCAGGGACGCCGGCGTGCTGGTCTTCATGACGCTCCAGACGCTGTGGGGCTTCGTGCAGATGTACGTCTACGAAACGGGGCGGGAAATCCTCGGACTCGGCGTCGTGCCGCTCGGGAACATGCTCCCCGAGGTGGCCTACATCAAGCTGGGCTGGGCTCTCGGCCTCCACCCCGGAGATCCGGAGAAGGTCGTCGAACTCATGAAGACCCCGATCGCGGGCGAGATGACGCCGCGCGAACCGCACGACGG
- the gatE gene encoding Glu-tRNA(Gln) amidotransferase GatDE subunit E: protein MPRPKRGGRSGRPSRAAPRAGPGVRAAAFRRAHLALGAGEPMATDTPRAAAGVRPPADLNPEREPPLDFPARDLDEMTPDDYRALNFMSGLEVHQQLLTESKLFCRCPAGRYVDRYDAEVLRHMRPTLSELGEYDGCALMEFKTKKEIVYLLERGTVCTYEIDDTPPFEIDREAVLIALEIARLFDLKLVSELHVMRKQYLDGSIPTGFQRTAMVGLSGAIPFREPELGVDKLLRIRQLSLEEDSCREVSDIGHRITFRTDRLGMPLTEVVTEPDLLTPWELQAGARLVARTTRCCRKVRRGPGAARQDVNVSIAGGRRIEIKGVDNHRRLPLLAHIEAFRQLELLKIREELRRRGVQREMLEIPAGGAAWDVSPLAVRAERLLAGAGYRPLAEALERGEAVAALRLPRFGGLLSRPTQPRHTFAFEFAERVRVIACLTARPFMVHSDLAGYGLSRTTWRRLRRALQADPEDALVVVWGDPADLDTAVREIFIRAQDALEGVPPETRQAHRDGSTGFERILAGPDRMYPDTDTPPLPIPDEWVDRIEAGLPERPWQRESRYREAGLDERAAARLAASPWADLFDALGPLPAETARRVAAAFARVLAPRRPSLPPPHRVRPLAAALAAGRLLPEGFELALARVTDSPDADPGALLAELEPDAGGRLADQAVARALEQLDRLRTRDPEAALRWAMGTALAGVRGRVPAREVRARLVSAMEGRLEAR, encoded by the coding sequence ATGCCACGCCCGAAGCGAGGCGGCCGTTCAGGACGCCCTTCGCGCGCGGCCCCCCGGGCGGGACCGGGCGTGCGGGCCGCGGCCTTCCGAAGGGCGCACCTCGCTCTCGGTGCGGGAGAACCGATGGCAACCGACACGCCGCGCGCCGCGGCCGGGGTCCGGCCCCCGGCCGACCTGAACCCCGAGCGCGAGCCCCCTCTCGACTTCCCGGCGCGAGACCTCGACGAGATGACGCCCGACGACTACCGGGCGCTGAACTTCATGTCCGGGCTGGAGGTGCACCAGCAGCTCCTGACCGAGAGCAAGCTCTTCTGCCGCTGCCCCGCGGGGAGATACGTCGACCGCTACGACGCCGAGGTGCTCCGTCACATGCGTCCCACCCTCAGCGAGCTGGGGGAATACGACGGTTGCGCTCTGATGGAGTTCAAGACGAAGAAGGAGATCGTCTATCTGCTGGAACGCGGAACGGTTTGCACCTACGAGATCGACGACACGCCGCCGTTCGAGATCGACCGCGAAGCGGTCCTGATCGCGCTCGAGATCGCGCGCCTGTTCGACCTGAAGCTGGTCTCCGAACTCCACGTGATGCGCAAGCAGTACCTCGACGGCTCGATTCCGACCGGTTTCCAGCGCACGGCGATGGTCGGGCTCTCGGGTGCGATCCCGTTCCGGGAGCCGGAGCTGGGCGTGGACAAGCTGCTCCGGATCCGCCAGCTGTCGCTGGAGGAGGATTCCTGCCGCGAGGTCTCCGACATCGGGCACCGGATCACCTTCCGGACGGACAGGCTCGGCATGCCGTTGACCGAGGTCGTCACCGAACCCGACCTGCTGACGCCGTGGGAGCTGCAGGCCGGGGCGCGGCTCGTCGCTCGCACGACCCGCTGCTGCCGTAAGGTCCGGCGCGGGCCCGGTGCGGCGCGCCAGGATGTCAACGTCTCGATCGCGGGCGGCCGGCGAATCGAGATCAAGGGCGTCGACAATCACCGGCGGCTGCCTCTCCTCGCCCATATCGAGGCCTTTCGCCAGCTCGAACTGCTGAAGATCCGGGAGGAGCTGCGGCGGCGGGGCGTGCAACGAGAGATGTTGGAGATCCCGGCCGGCGGCGCGGCCTGGGACGTCTCTCCCCTCGCCGTTCGGGCGGAGCGCCTCCTCGCTGGCGCGGGGTACAGGCCGCTCGCCGAGGCGCTGGAACGGGGGGAGGCCGTCGCGGCGCTGCGGCTGCCGCGGTTCGGCGGTCTGCTCTCGCGCCCGACCCAGCCCCGGCACACGTTCGCCTTCGAGTTCGCCGAGCGCGTCCGCGTCATCGCTTGCCTGACCGCGAGGCCCTTCATGGTGCACTCCGATCTGGCGGGCTACGGGCTCAGCCGCACCACCTGGAGGCGCCTCCGCCGCGCCCTGCAGGCCGATCCGGAGGATGCCCTGGTGGTCGTCTGGGGCGACCCGGCGGATCTCGACACCGCGGTCCGCGAGATCTTCATCCGGGCTCAGGACGCTCTCGAGGGTGTCCCGCCCGAGACGCGCCAGGCCCATCGCGACGGGTCGACCGGCTTCGAGCGGATCCTGGCCGGACCCGACCGGATGTACCCGGACACCGACACCCCACCCCTCCCGATCCCGGACGAGTGGGTCGACCGCATCGAGGCCGGACTCCCCGAGCGGCCCTGGCAGCGGGAGTCCCGGTACCGGGAGGCTGGCCTCGACGAGCGGGCGGCGGCCCGGCTGGCGGCCTCCCCCTGGGCGGACCTGTTCGACGCCCTCGGCCCGCTGCCGGCCGAGACGGCCCGTCGGGTCGCCGCCGCTTTCGCGCGCGTGCTCGCCCCCCGCCGCCCCTCCCTCCCCCCGCCGCACCGGGTGCGCCCGCTGGCGGCGGCGCTGGCGGCAGGCCGGCTGCTTCCCGAGGGCTTCGAGCTGGCCCTCGCCCGCGTCACCGACAGCCCGGACGCCGACCCCGGAGCTCTGCTGGCGGAGCTGGAACCGGACGCCGGGGGACGCCTCGCCGACCAGGCGGTCGCCCGCGCGCTCGAGCAGCTGGACCGACTTCGCACCCGCGATCCGGAGGCGGCTCTGCGCTGGGCGATGGGAACGGCCCTCGCCGGGGTGAGGGGCCGCGTGCCCGCGCGCGAGGTGCGGGCGCGACTCGTGTCGGCCATGGAAGGCCGGCTGGAGGCGCGGTGA
- a CDS encoding acylphosphatase: protein MERRTVRARIEGRVQGVWYRAWTVERARELGLVGWVRNRSDGSVEALFSGPREAVERMLELCRQGPPAAEVTAVKAEPAENEPLPEGFHQRPTL, encoded by the coding sequence ATGGAGCGGAGGACGGTGCGTGCGCGGATCGAGGGCCGCGTCCAGGGCGTCTGGTACCGGGCGTGGACCGTGGAGCGGGCGCGCGAGCTGGGTCTCGTCGGCTGGGTCCGGAACCGGAGCGACGGGTCGGTCGAGGCGCTCTTCTCGGGGCCTCGCGAGGCGGTCGAGCGGATGCTCGAGCTCTGCCGGCAGGGGCCGCCGGCGGCCGAGGTGACCGCCGTGAAGGCCGAACCGGCGGAGAATGAGCCGCTCCCGGAGGGTTTCCACCAGCGCCCGACCCTCTGA
- a CDS encoding DUF1207 domain-containing protein: protein MRPHLLAALLLGSSAFAGAEEPCTLPPGTDGVQARLAYARGLVAGALGPHPAVRVLAVTVDGERLAGVDLSLDDPGERAGVAAALRALCPSLEIRFPEPAVPRAPRSRWRGWIEWLRAPPGRRAIRLPEGVLFVPPLADQKQPRFHVTFQRYRTDFGTYDVGSVGFGENFGLLRWPGEREGDGWQLGISGAVFAIFNLDAESMDLLNADYYIGFPVEVHSGRFSGRLRLFHLSSHLGDEFLLNPQPGPPVERINLSYEALEALAAYERRGARVYAGAIRILSSDTPLRRNRVQAGAEYRSRHLGRARLRLVAGADLEAWSETDWDIDTSVKAGIVFPNARRLDRSIQVLLEFYDGHAPHGQFYPLRVRYLGAGFGFSL from the coding sequence ATGAGACCGCATCTGCTCGCCGCTCTCCTTCTCGGATCCTCCGCGTTCGCCGGTGCGGAGGAACCGTGCACGTTGCCCCCCGGCACCGACGGGGTACAGGCGCGCCTCGCCTACGCGCGCGGACTCGTCGCCGGGGCGCTCGGCCCGCACCCCGCAGTGCGTGTCCTCGCGGTGACGGTCGACGGCGAACGGCTCGCGGGTGTCGACCTCTCGCTCGACGACCCCGGCGAGCGCGCCGGCGTCGCGGCAGCGTTGCGGGCCCTGTGTCCCTCGCTCGAGATCCGCTTCCCCGAACCGGCGGTGCCGCGCGCGCCGCGGTCACGCTGGCGCGGCTGGATCGAGTGGCTCCGCGCGCCACCCGGACGCCGCGCCATCCGGCTTCCGGAAGGGGTGCTGTTCGTCCCGCCGCTCGCCGACCAGAAACAACCCCGTTTCCACGTCACCTTTCAGCGGTACCGCACCGATTTCGGTACGTACGACGTCGGCTCGGTCGGCTTCGGGGAGAACTTCGGCCTGCTGCGCTGGCCGGGAGAACGGGAGGGAGACGGGTGGCAGCTCGGCATCAGCGGAGCGGTCTTCGCGATCTTCAATCTCGACGCCGAGTCGATGGACCTGCTCAACGCCGACTACTACATCGGTTTTCCCGTCGAGGTGCACTCCGGACGGTTTTCGGGACGCCTGCGGCTGTTCCACCTCTCGAGCCATCTGGGCGACGAGTTCCTGCTCAATCCTCAGCCCGGGCCCCCGGTGGAGCGGATCAACCTCAGCTACGAGGCGCTCGAAGCGCTCGCCGCCTACGAGCGGCGCGGGGCGCGCGTCTACGCGGGAGCGATCCGGATCCTCTCCTCCGATACTCCGCTGCGCCGCAACCGGGTGCAGGCGGGAGCGGAGTACCGGAGCCGCCACCTCGGCCGCGCGCGCCTTCGCCTCGTCGCCGGGGCCGACCTCGAGGCCTGGTCGGAGACGGACTGGGACATCGACACGAGCGTGAAGGCGGGGATCGTCTTCCCGAACGCGCGCCGGCTCGACCGCTCGATCCAGGTGCTGCTCGAGTTCTACGACGGGCACGCGCCCCACGGGCAGTTCTACCCGCTGAGGGTGCGCTACCTCGGGGCCGGCTTCGGCTTTTCGCTCTGA